A window of Cydia splendana unplaced genomic scaffold, ilCydSple1.2 scaffold_63_ctg1, whole genome shotgun sequence contains these coding sequences:
- the LOC134805789 gene encoding uncharacterized protein LOC134805789, with protein MPKRKRKHNDYDEIRRKIKKLERDLHHVRDTRSAESRDERDRYYEYSDRSDENSIRHESENSLDGDIYGDFPEYPPEEDPVEIIEPDAPTRAVVGNAAPIATPTAGPAARPINTPTTTSTVTSTVTTAATHTAAHVTCPAVATDALCAVSTGAEVLQKESPTALDSSVLEILGEDPSESIQYGSEIRKELANRLEHIATTGLSKEVRKELLEAYLIPANCTKIGAPLMNAEIKAAVTDVITKRDKGIEMRQKQLACAISGLAGVINTELESSEKNNERLKQLMDIGRILCDVQHSESVTRRNFAIYSIKKDLKDHITNTKIDKYLFGEELAETLKTAKAVSKSGTELKVKSQVRSVKPFTPTSNLNWRARAPARRQQGPQRNREPAHRSSTPGPSSRHTRTPRHSYSSKTSQPPQRQQRRR; from the exons ATGCCGAAACGTAAGCGTAAGCATAATGATTATGATGAAATTCGGCGCAAAATAAAAAAGTTGGAGCGTGACTTGCACCATGTCCGCGATACAAGAAGTGCAGAAAGTAGGGACGAACGCGACCGTTACTATGAATACTCGGATCGCTCGGATGAAAACTCAA TTCGACACGAATCGGAAAATTCGTTGGACGGAGATATTTATGGAGATTTCCCAGAATACCCACCAGAGGAAGATCCCGTGGAGATCATAGAACCCGACGCCCCTACACGTGCAGTCGTGGGTAACGCTGCACCCATCGCTACGCCCACCGCTGGACCCGCCGCTAGGCCTATCAATACGCCTACCACCACGTCTACCGTTACGTCTACCGTAACGACAGCCGCTACACATACCGCAGCGCATGTCACGTGCCCCGCCGTAGCGACAGATGCGCTTTGTGCCGTAAGTACTGGCGCGGAGGTACTGCAGAAGGAGAGCCCTACGGCGTTAGACAGCTCTGTACTGGAAATCCTGGGCGAAGATCCGTCTGAAAGTATACAGTACGGAAGCGAGATACGTAAAGAATTAGCAAACAGGCTCGAACACATCGCCACTACTGGCCTATCAAAAGAAGTGCGCAAAGAATTATTAGAGGCCTATCTTATACCGGCAAACTGTACCAAGATTGGCGCACCCCTGATGAACGCGGAAATTAAGGCTGCCGTTACCGACGTAATAACCAAAAGGGACAAGGGCATCGAAATGCGACAAAAACAGCTAGCATGTGCAATTTCAGGGCTAGCAGGAGTAATTAATACAGAACTTGAGTCCAGTGAAAAGAACAATGAGCGGCTGAAGCAACTCATGGATATAGGCCGCATTCTTTGCGACGTACAACATAGCGAGTCAGTTACTAGACGTAACTTTGCCATATACTCTATAAAAAAGGATCTCAAGGATCATATAACAAATACCAAAATCGACAAATACCTGTTCGGCGAGGAACTGGCGGAAACTTTAAAGACTGCCAAAGCAGTATCAAAATCGGGCACTGAATTAAAAGTGAAAAGCCAAGTTAGAAGCGTGAAACCATTCACACCTACCAGCAATTTAAACTGGAGAGCGCGGGCCCCAGCACGCAGGCAGCAGGGCCCTCAGCGAAACCGCGAGCCTGCTCATCGCTCATCGACGCCGGGTCCATCTTCAAGACACACACGAACTCCGAGGCACAGCTACTCGTCCAAGACATCGCAGCCTCCGCAAAGACAACAGCGGCGTCGTTAG